In Brassica napus cultivar Da-Ae chromosome C2, Da-Ae, whole genome shotgun sequence, the sequence aaaaccatggatgattcaaggttaaacatgattagagagcaacataatcaaacaaatataagaaattatgatcaagattagatgTTTCTTCTAAAAGTtctttgtgattagatagagaaaacaaaacttttctcactttgggattacaagagtatttatgtgttttttgGTAAACCCAATGGTTTCCATAGAAAAGTCTAAAATACCCATAAAAATGTCTAAATTCGACTAAGCAAGAGACTCGACCCGGGTTGAAATCGCCAACTCCAACCCGAGTCACCTTCCCCACGTTGGATCTCCGCGCGACTAAACTCCATGCGAGCGGGTACGGCTTCCCGCGTCCTTCTCCCCGAGTCGAGACGTCGCGTCTTCTTCCTGGCGTGCGTGCGGGTTCACGGTCCCGCGAGCCTCCAACCCGCGTCGTCGAGTTCATCTCCTCCGTCATGGTTACAACTCGTGGAGGTCGTCGCTTCAAGCTTCGTCATGGCCGAGAGCTCCAATCATCCATCCCGACCGCTTCAGCTCTCCTCCAAGCCGCGACCACACATGACCAAGCTTCCACGGCGACGTCGTCTTGCTTACCGTGGCTGGAATCAGCCTCGCCGTCGACGGAGCTTCAACGCGACCAAGCTTCTTCGTCGCTTCTCGTCATCGGCTTCTCCACCACGGGATCTCTCTTCCAGGCCGGGCTCAGCTCCACCGTGGCCATGGTCAGCTTCACTGTGGCTGTACTGGTCGTCGCCGTCAAAGAGATCGTGAGGAAGAAAGGCTGTAGCCTCCAATGGTGGATTTCTTCCATTTTGCACAGCAGGTCCTCGCACATTTGGTTCGTTACAAAAGAGCCTACAACTTTGTAAATTGCAGAAACATCCTTACTTTAGCCCCTTAACTTTTGATTGTGCAATTTAAGCCCACCGAATTTCTGCATTTTCAACCTCGGTCCCTGGATTCTCGCCTTCTTTCATTTCTGACCCAAAAGTATTTGATTTGCAGCAATAACCTTTCAATGTTGCCCAAAACTTCTAAATGTGCATTCCAACCCCTATGATATGCAAATGAGTATGCAAATGCAACATAAAGACCTAAATCCAACctaaaataatcataataagctaaaatataaatctaaaactcaTTAAAGTCATGAGATATCAGTGCTTTGTATCgtgtgtttttaaaatttcttaataaTATGTGCTTGTATCGTGTGTATTTaaagtttagttattttaataataataagtttcgtatttttgaaaatacaaTTTGGTAAATATcttacttaaaaaataaataggttcttaattttgattgttttattaaaatacagATTTAggtgtaaaaaacaaaaatatgaattaaGAGTTGTGTGGTAGGatgttgaattttttaaaacaaaccaTTGTAGATGTGTAGATTAAAGTAGGTGTTGAATAAATGAGGTGGAATAGAGAGAAGATGACCTGGAGtgttaaaaagagaaaaataggaAGTTGAATACGGGGAGGGTGTTAGAAACCATTGCAGATGGTGTAAGGGATTTGAAAATACTGGAATGCATTATGAACAAGACAAACGTAATCATGGTGAATTAAGTAGAAACTTGCGCAGTTGAAATGCAATAAGGGTTCTTGAGATCGAATACGACACTGAAAGGAAATAATCGAAGAAAAGCTGATATAGAGAACTGTTGTAGAGCCTCGTATATGTTCCAAACCAACATGTACATTTAAAAATCCTTTCTAGCAAAACCATTCCCACATTCTGAAGTTGACTCGCAACATTTTCTTTGATAGTTCACTCAGCCGTTTCCACAACCGACTTTCCTTTCATATCTACAGTAGTTGCAGCAGGCTCCTTTAGAAGACGTAGTTGGTTTTGTAATACCTACCCAGAAAACATTTGATAGTAACTCCTGAGCCCGCTTACTGAAAATGGTAGTTTCCGTATAAATTATATCAACGTACCTCAATTTGGGACTCGAGACATCTCTTCTGAGATTCTAGCTCTGCTTGAGGAAGCGACGAATAGCCTTGAGACCTTCATATGTCCAATCTTAGTGTTAGTTGTTTCTCTACCATCatataacaaaagaaaagcTAAAACAAGATATATACAGGCCAATATGACATAAAATGACATGGCACCATACCAGACAAGTGTGTTTTCAGAAGATGGATAAACAAAGGATCTCCCATATATGGACGCTGCAGAAGCAGCAGCTCGAACCCTAGCCTCATGCCAGCTCAAATTACCACTTGCAGCAACCGAAGAACTCTGGCCATCTGAACTTGAAGTCCCCGTTCCTGTTCCAAGCATAGAGCATCATTAGTCTCCATGTTTTCGAAAACTAATAAGATTCCTTTTCTGGTTATGCTAAGCACAGATATTATTCCCCCATACCAAGAGCCTCAGAAGACATAATAACATTGGGAGTACCGAATCCAAAATTTCATTAAGAAGAGGTTAAATAAATAGTCAAGATCGGTACCCTGCTGCTGCAAGGATACTTGGTGTGCTGCAGAAGCTGTTGATGTAGCATTCTCAGTTGGTACAACCAGTGCTCTGCAGGTAGGACACGTGTTCTGTCGTTCCAACCACGACCGAAGACAGTGTACATGAAACAGATGGCCACATACTAACTTCTTCGCTGAGGTCATTTCTTCACGGCATATAATACAGGTGGCATCATTTCTGCAAACCCCCACGTTAAAAACTGTGATTAAGCAAGTTGCAAATGGACTAGCAAGATATTTGGACACACAAATATCAAGAACTTACGAACTAAGTTCTTCAGGAGTTGCATCAGGAAACCGATCGTTCATATTGGAAGCGATTTTACGATACCGAAGGTAATCAGTCACACGGATCTTGAAGTTTCTGAATGTTTCGTAGAGCTCCCTTATTAGATGCAACGGAAGTCCATAGTTCctattcaaccaaaaaaaaattgatacttAAATCAAAGATATAATACCAAAAATTGCCATCAAATCCTTTAAAATTGCATGATAAGAAGTACTAATGTGACAAAGAGAAGACTGTTTCagatgtaaatatataattatgcaACTAACTCTTGGAACCAGTGaaactaaaagtaaaaaaaaaaaaaaaaacttacatgaAGATCATAAGGAAGAAGCAGAGGTACATGGACAAGTGAAGCAAGTCACGAACAAGCTccaaatagaaagtatatacAGGCTTCCCTTCCCATTGACCTTCCATGACCAGATCTGTGACATAGAAGGCATACTTCACAATCACAGATAGAGTTGTAGTCGCCAGAATCATATACctgcaaacatataaattatcaGCTAGGCTGTATGATGCATAAGTTCAGAAAGACTATGTTTTAAATCTCCAATTTACAACAAAGATGAGTCCATAAAAGAGAAACCTACTCAAACGTGAAGAAGACCGACATGGAAGCCTTGGGCGTCTGAATATACTGCCGTATAGAAGTATACGTAAAGAGACCATCCAAGATCAGGAGAAACACCATGAAAGAAACAATGCGAACGTGCGAGAGCAAGGTCACGGAAGGAGTCGTCTCGATATACTCGACCCTCTTCTGAGCCATCCAGTGCAAGGCCTTGATCAGCAGGAGAGTCACGACCAAAGAGAGAAACCCAACGGAGAAGTCCTGTCGGAAGATAGTGACGGCGAAGAGAATCTCCATGAGCTCTCTCCAGGCCTGCTCGTTCAGACGCTCCACCTCGGCTTCTCTGAGGGAGCCGAGGAACACGAGTTTGACGAGGTTCCACAAGGCGAGCATTAGGACGAGGCCCATGTTGAGAAGGATCACTAGACTGATCTTGGATGTGGATAGATAGACGGTGGCTGGGTAGAACTGACCACGGCCGCTGAAAGCGTGATAGATCACGGACAGTGTTGCGAGGGTGCTGATCCCCGCGTAAGCCCTTAGCCGAATCATTGTTTCTCTGAGGGGagaaagcaagaaaaaaaaacattaaattcaGATTTTAATCGAAATTATAAAACCCAAATCCCACAATGTTTGAGTTTGATctcggaatttcaaaaaaattgagaacTCGAATCAATGGAGAAGATCAACGTACATGGAAGAAGAAGTCACGAGCGCGCAGGAGAAATTGATAATCGGAGTTGTGTAAACGTTAATTAAAGAGAGGAGAGGGAGAGACTCGAGCTTTAAGCTGTCATAAAACACgagcgcagaggaagaagacgaagagaagGAGAAAGCGGAGAACAATTTGACAAAACACGGTTCCTCTTAATTCTCCCAGGAACTGTGTCTGCGTAAGCGCAACCAATGCTGTTATGACACGTGTACGTAAGGCTTTTGTTTTCTGGTTTCATCACCGGTTTGTTTACACGCTGGCAATCGGTTTTATTTTCTGGGTTTAATGTCAAAATGAACCATGATCATGAGTTATGTTTTctaagtttatttataaattaaattcaagGTTTCTAGTAATAAAACCTCTCAGTTAAAATGAAAGAGATTAACGAAATTAAAGTAGAGGATTTGTTTCATCAAACTTTTAGTTGATGAATTATTTTGCGATTCATCTTTAATTTAGGATTTTATTACTAAATaacatttaatgttttaaaacttttattatcacatatttatttatgcttttaaaaattctttaaaaataatcatgcGTTGTTTTAATCGAAGCAGGAAAAAAATATGACTCGGAAGTATGAAAATGGtgtaaagaggagaagaaggccTAACTCCATAATTCAATATTCCTTTTACAGCATCACTAGCTTATAGGGATTATATTTAAGGAAATATATAAGAACATCTAGCATCtgtttttttgagattttaagaaCTGACCTATATGTTAGTTCATGGAAGAGTAAAAATCGACACTTACAACATCGATAAAACACATTTTAAGTTAAATTCTTGTACACTTGAATGTCAATTCACTGTCGAAACTAGTTGTTTGGACCATTATAATACCACACTTCTCAACAATATGTTTACAAGAGAAGAAAGTGTGAGAGATTTTGTCATTTAATGTAAGCAACTGTACATCCATGGTTCATAGGATTTGCCTGCTCATACCTTGAGACACGACTGTGTTTTCTTAACCTCTCAAGCACCAGCTCCTTTATAACTCCTGTTCCCATCCCATGGATGATAAAGAGGATCGAACCTGATTCTCTTCCCGAAACGGCCATGTCTAGCTGGTATATTGCTTCTTCCACCCGCATTCCTCTTAGATCCAGTGTGTTCTTTGAGGTCTGAATACGCACTGGTTCGCTCTGCATCTGCAACACACTGCCTAGCTCTTTCATGCTTACCTGTGCAAAGTATATCACCTACCATAAGAACTGATGTTGCAACCCAAATCATCATATTACTATCTGCAAGAACGTGAAAATTATGTGCACCTGTCTCTTAGAACGTAGAGAACGATTAGGTGTTTCAGTGGTTTTGGTACAAGGAAGGGGCGCTATGTCCTTTCTGTTGACGCGTACCCTCATCTTACCCTGCTGGACTAGAACTGTCTCATCGTCTCCAGGCTCTTCAACCACGGTGCCTAACTTACCTCCCAATCCAGTCACTATAACCTTTTCACCTGCTTGCGGCGAGTAGTCGCTGGTATACCCTTCTTCCTCCGTTAACAGGAGATCTTTAGGACAATAATCTTCGATTATATCCGCAACTGCCTCTTCGGTTTTCAGAATTAAGGAATTGTATTGATCAGCCGTAACAGTTTCTAGCTGACTTTTAAATTCAGCCACCAGTTTCTGCATCTTTGACTTGGCAGAGCTTAAATCTTCTTGCACcttttgtgtttctttcttGAAAAGAGCCTTCTCACGTTTCTCAAGATCACGCGACTCATGCTCAAGCTTCATGAATCATATCAAGAAAACAAATTCGTAAATGCCATTTAACCAATCTAATATGTCCTTTTGAGATAAAGAAGCAATATACCTCACGGTAA encodes:
- the LOC106346995 gene encoding ERAD-associated E3 ubiquitin-protein ligase HRD1B, encoding MIRLRAYAGISTLATLSVIYHAFSGRGQFYPATVYLSTSKISLVILLNMGLVLMLALWNLVKLVFLGSLREAEVERLNEQAWRELMEILFAVTIFRQDFSVGFLSLVVTLLLIKALHWMAQKRVEYIETTPSVTLLSHVRIVSFMVFLLILDGLFTYTSIRQYIQTPKASMSVFFTFEYMILATTTLSVIVKYAFYVTDLVMEGQWEGKPVYTFYLELVRDLLHLSMYLCFFLMIFMNYGLPLHLIRELYETFRNFKIRVTDYLRYRKIASNMNDRFPDATPEELSSNDATCIICREEMTSAKKLVCGHLFHVHCLRSWLERQNTCPTCRALVVPTENATSTASAAHQVSLQQQGTGTSSSDGQSSSVAASGNLSWHEARVRAAASAASIYGRSFVYPSSENTLVWSQGYSSLPQAELESQKRCLESQIEVLQNQLRLLKEPAATTVDMKGKSVVETAE